The DNA sequence GACGAATCGATTTGCTTTCTCGCTTTTCCACGTTGGAGGAGCTCTTCACAGGGGCGAAAACTACGCCAGGAGTGATGAAATCAATGTGCTGAGAGATTTCATCTGGTAACGAGTACTCGTCTGTACCAACATGAACATCTCGGGCCTCGACGTGAGCGTAAGTGCTGTATGAAGTCTTGAGCAGCGACTCGAGCTGCCCAGATGTCGTGACAAAGTCGAGCCATCCTTTGCTCTTGGAGGAAGTAATTGAGCTGGCTGGGACACCACCTTTGACCAACCAGGCCTTGACGGCGCTGATGGAATCTTCACTGGGAGCAAAGAGCTCAACTACTTGGTCACTCGAGTAGTGCTTGCCGTAGTTCGCAGAGTCTGGGTGTGACCTAGTATTGACATGAGACATGTGCTCGTGGATTACCCAAGATATAGCTGGAGAGTCACTTACACGTCAAGAAGATAATCCATTCCCTTGTCGAGGTTGTTTTGCTTCAAGGCAATACGGACGGGGACTTTGGTGCTTGGGTTGAGCGCCTCCCGCTTAATCCATCGAGGGCTGCTGGTATCCCGTTTCTCATGGATTACTTGAGAGCCAGTTGGTGCTGCAAGAGCCCCGGCCAAAAGGCTGTTAAGAACAACCACGCTGATCTTCATATTACTTGTGTGAGCCTCGTCAAGgaccttgttcttcttggataCTCGGAACTGGTAGTAGATAGTTCTTGGCTTTGCATGGAGGATGCTTGGCTTATATAGACATCGACTGACTTATAAAGCTACACATCTACTTCTTACTCGAAACGCTTGGTCTGGATGCCGAGAGGGGTTAGCTACAGCGATTGGATCACCTTCCCGATTCCAGAGTATCGTATTCCCCGCCGTGTTATCGCTCATTCAAAAGTTCTGGCACAGTTAACGCTCCCTATTGGGAAATGGCCCTTTTTGGGAAACTTGAAGAGCCCATGACCACGAACTTTGGGAGAAAACTGGGGAATGGCATCGTGTTTGACATATTGTTGACTTATTGTTGACTATTGTTTGACAGCAATTGCTACTAGTTTATAAATCCTGTAACGAACTCCTTCCTGATTTAGTGTCGTTGATACGGCCAGAATGGGGACACGAAAAACAAGCATAACAACTAGGTTACTAGCCTTTCCTTAAAATGCGAAAACACCAAGGGATCTCGCGCCTTTACGGCATCCTTTGTTCGCCCAGGGAACTTCTCGCCAAAAACGTTTACAACCACGCACATCATAGGCCAGTATGCGTCTTCTAAGGTTGTTAGCTAATTGGCTAGACCTCGCTTTATTCCCACATCTTCTGTTTATTGAGGTAGGCTTAGCTATTCGAGCTGATCGTGTGTGTCGAGATGTCTGTTGCATCATCTTTTCGGACATGGATCCTGGCGGAGGCCGCTATCAGATCGGGAAGGTATCCGGATAATCGGAAGGCCAAGCCTTTGCATCCACCTCCAGTGTTACCACTGCTCTCAGCGATCGGTCCAATATACGCTCTCCAATCCCGCGCCGGGCGAACCTTCActggcatcttcttcacggCTATGCTGGCCAGCTCTAATGACAGTGCACGGATACCAGAGTTGACCTTGACTTTGTGTCGTACATGCTGTTTAGAGCTTTTCTCTCGCAAGAAAATACCAGCCAAGAAGTATTGATTTGTACATATGATGTTTACTGGTTCGTTCAAGCTTCCAAGCCGAACAGTAGCTATTGGTCTTTGCCGACAATCGGCCTCCGTACTGTCTAATACCGCGGGGCACCGGAAGATAAACGACAGCAGCCCCAGGATCGCCACTCCAGTCTTCATCCTAATACAACACGATAACTATCCAAACCGTCCAAACCCCGCTCTAACTATGTCACTTTCAGGGAAAATGCGACTTCCGCGGCAGTAGCAGTGCTAGTAGCATCTCGTATCCGGCACTTCGTACTCTGAGTTCACCCACAATCCTTGCCATGCATATAGATCGGCAACATGCCAGAAAAGGATGAAAGTAAAAAGTTCCATGAGCGGCACGGAAGCCTTGCATGTgataatatttatatagaTAAGCTTTTCTTTATTGAGACTGATTGTAGGTTAATAAAATACAAAGATAAGAAATTTAGTTGCGGGCGTAGCCAATTAGGTACATAATACTAAGAACTTTGTTATTGATTCCCAGACAGGCAGGCCACAGAACGAGACTATCTACGAGACTATCTTCATCGAGATGGTGGCTGGGGTAGCACTTGTACTCTTTGGAAGCACGCCAATACCGCTTCAAGCTATCATGCGTCGCCTTCCCCAAGAATGTAATTTAGAAGGGATATATTTTGCTATTGTGCAAGACTTTGCGAATACAAAACAGTCTATGCGCAAATAGCGTTGCGCTTTTCAAGGAGCCTGGAAGCCTTACTCAGGACGGGTGTTATCTTTGCTGTGTAGTATCGCCTCCCCGCAGTTACATTGCTAGTAAGGGTTCACTTATCATGTTTGATCTTCTCTTCGTCGAGCAATTTCGGATGACTTCCGGGATCTTGTACAGCTGCTGGGGACGGCAATCGGTTTTATAAGATGCGTGAGGGAAATAAAATTGAGCCGTGTCCGCTGCCAAGCCTGCTGGCCAAACGCCGACGGCGCCTTGCATTACTATCCTTGTTTCAAAGCCCGGCAATTTCCAGTGAACtgccgatggcgatggggaaTAAATCATTAATGATACAAGAGGCTAAGCGTTAATTCTCCAAAGATAGCGCAGTCGGTTTGGACTACAGTTCATAGTCGCAAGATGACTTATACGCAATGCGACGGGACCTAGATAAACATACTTCGGGAAGCAATGTATAAACGAAATAGTACTATATTTATCAGATGCATGCAAGAATCTAAAGTCTAAGGTATTTAGATTAATCCTCCTACTAATAGcataaatattaaaaaaccATCCTtaaacaacaacagcataTTTCGACCATTCTTCGTCTTTCTCCAGTAGAGCCATCTCATTCTCTACAAGGTTAACCTGTAATTCTATACCGCCGGGATACTGACAAGATGCGCCATCCTTGACATCAACTGATCTCCTGCCATAGGTTGGAAGGGTGCATATGTAGGAAGGGCTGACTGGGTTATCCATCAAAAACCGCATCGTGCAGAATTGGCCAATACCCAAGTCCAAATCTTCGATGCTCGAGTAAATATGCTCCCAAGAATTAAAGATGACATCAGACCCCAGAAGATTTATAGGTGGGCCAATACCAAACTTTCGCAGTTGCTCTCCCACCAATAAGCTGGTCACCTGCAAATTGAATCCCGTCCCATCGAGTTTCTTCGCTTCCTGTACTTCTTCAATTGCTCTCGGAATAAAGTCCTTTTCCCTGAAATGGGAAAGCGGCTGCATAGCGAATATTCCCGCGACGGCATTTCCAAAATAGTCCTTTGGGAGCGGAGGGTCTAGACGTTTGCGCATACACATAACTATCGCCGCTTTGCTCATCGTAGATGCTGATTCGGTTTCAGGTGTTGCCCGGTTACGAATGATGCTGCGCCACAGAAGAATGAGAATGGACTCATAAATGGTTGGTGTCAGAGAGGAGCTCTTTCCTACAGCGGATCTTAATTCTTTAATCTTGGGTGCCGGAATCCAGAAAACTTTTGACATTGTCTCTGTTGATGTTTGAAACAATTTCTTCGGGGCCAGTTTTGATGGTAGGGAGTTTTCGTATAGAGCCCTCATCTTTTGGGCAGCCTGCTCACTCCCTTCCAGTTCTGTTTGGCTAAGCACGGTCTTATCATGGATAGCAAATGTAGATATCGATCCTTCTTCAGGATCAAGATCTGCGGCTGATCCGAGCCTAGCTTGACGAAACCAACGTTTAACAAATCCACCGGCCGCATAGCCATCGCAAATTCGATGATCAAATGCGAGCAAAAGGACGAAACCACCACGAACAAAAGTCAGCTGAATGGCCAGGTTTGGTGGCCCGCCTGGCCACTCAATTAGGTCTTCTTTCTCAAGCCCTTCTCCGAATACGCCAGTGGTAATAGTTTCCAAAGGGAACCTTCCATTTCGATGAAGATTCCGAAAGTCAATATCCAATTTATCTATCACTTTCAATTGGATAGCAGACGATTCTTCGACTCTGACATATGAGGTTCTCCCATCAGCAGGTGAGATAACACGGCCCAGTAGCTGCGGATAAGTAAAGGTATCTGGGTTAAGATCTTGAATCTGCAATTTCAAGCTTTCTTGGAGTTTTCGTATAAGATTTTTGCCGTCTTTGGATGTAGATGAGATATCCTCATCCGCAGCATAGATGAATGCTTTGCGAATGAATCGCACAGGAACCTGTCGATCGCATTCCGATAGAGGATATTCCGCGCTGAAAGGGGATTCGGGGCGGATTCGATAGATCTGTGGTTCCATTTTCTGAGCTCTGACGTGCATAGGTAATGAAATACGAAATAGTCTCTTCCTACCTTGGAATACTATCAGGAGAGCGATCTCTTATATGCTTTCATGGGCATATTAGACTCTCGGCGAGTCATTTAGCGCTGACGCCATGCCACGCAGTGCGATAACTTAGGAAAATATTGTTTGAAGCATATCCGGATAGCTTGTACTAATTTACATTCCTAGCGCTTATGTCATGAATTCTATCTCTTATCAAAGTGGCTATGGACTGCTATTTAGTCTGATGAGAGACTTTTAAAGGTGGGCATTGCGGCGCCAACAAAAGGAGAACTTGCGGATTCGCTAGGTACTGGCCATACTGCTCCATTCTGAGCCACAATGAGGGACATGTGCGTCATATCAGTGAGGTCTGCCAGTCTCCCTATAAAACGGAGCATAATTGAAGAATCATAAAGATGAATCCAATTTTTAGCTGCTTTATTCTGACTTTGAGTTTGTCGAGCAATGAATACTCTGTAATTGAATAGTATCCAAGTCTCGGCGGAGATGAGGCTGGACTTCTTGCTGCTAGTTTCGAAAGGCATCACGagtaattaagttataaCGTAAGATAACTTACTactatttttaaaaactGTACATTTGATAACGCTTAATTTACTTCCGACCTGAAATAGCACAACTAGCTGTCAGCTAGGATAAGAAGTTTAAACTGAATTGGTACTCGGTTAATGTTCAACTATCTCATGCTTAAAGACGGTATTCCGGAAACTTTGTCTTGGAGAATGTATTGTAGTGAGAAATTTGCTCATGTTGCATACTCCTACTGAATATACGAGCATTCAGACTTGACTCGGATGTTCAATTAGACTAGATTTCTCTCGTACTTCTCAACTCCAACGAAGCGATCCGTTTCATTTTAGACGGACAGGGCCAGTGAGAGTAATTTCTTGAAGTTCGGGGTTCCAAATCCTGTTACAGGATCCCATCCCTTGGTCGCATTCCAGTGTGCCCCCGGAATGACACCAGCCTGTCCAAAAGTTAGTTAACAATGACAACCTTGGGTATGAAGGTGTATACGTACTCCAGGGGGAGGAGGCCCCGTCTGAGTGGTATTTCCGGCACAGCCCCAAGACTGGCCGGACGTGATATCCGTGAAGCCACCCTTATCAGCATATTGATAGATCAGGGGGTTCAAGAACCCAAGGGCAGGTTTGCCTAGGCAAAGGCGTGCATCGTTCAAGAGTGCAATAATACTAGCGACGACGGGTGCGGCCGCAGAAGTGCCTCCATTGGGACCAAGTTCTCCGCCAATAATCACTGGATAACTATATCATGGTTAGCATCTATTGGGGGCCTTGGAATGGCGAAACTCACTCGGGGTTGAGACTAAGTGCTGCAACGTCGGGAAAGCCGCGTCCCAAGAAATTGGCGTAACGTTCGTAATATGCCTTTGTCTCGGTGCTGACATGACGTTCAAGATATGTTTTGGCTGCGTCTTCTTGATACCATGGCCTTGTGAAATAGTTACTGAAGCCTCCCGATGAAAGCTCCCAAGCAATCTCATTATCAAGGTGCTGAGTTCCACCGACAGTGGTGATATAAGGACACGAAGCCTATATATttggaaaggggggggagaaaGGGGACCAGTCAGTCAACTAAAGGGAAAGCATAGGTTGGAGTATGTAACATACCGGGAACATGGGGTTAAACTGAGGAGTAGTGCTGTTCGAAGCCATACAAGACATTCCAACACCCGTATCGCCAGATGATGCGATAACGGATATACCGCGAAGGCCCAACAGCCCAATCTGGTTGCATACTCGGACGGCATACGCCTGTGGTACCGTTTGTTCCTCGTCACCGTATGAGTTGGCAATGACCTGGGGAAGCTCTGCGTTGGTCCTGGACATCAAAAACTCAAAGTATTCCAGCCACGGCTCGTTTTGGACAGGGTCGCCGATCGGCAAAGCCGCATCAGGAATATACGGCGGGATTCCGGCAACAACAAACTCAGTAATAGGAAGAGGTTGGACAAAGGTCAAGATGGTCTGAACGTCCATGTTGGCCTCGCTGTCGTTTTTGTTGGAAGGTGGCTGAACGTCGATTGCGCCATTGATCAATAAGGTGGAAAGGTTTTGGTTGGGAAGGTCAAAGTACTTCTCAAACTGCGCAAGATCCGAATAACTGGCAGTTTCGTTGAGGAATGAGCCAAAACCAATCCTGCTGCCACATCTTGGAGATGGGGCATAGCCATCAACGCCGTATTTCGTTTTAAGGCAGTCTGGGTGAAAGATTTGGTAGGTTACGTTCTTGTGGATGATGGATTCATTGCAGCTAGAAGGGCTTAGTCGCTTAGCCAATTGTTTTGCTTCAGGAACAATGGCCTTCATGTTGGGTGTTCTCGCTGTCGCGGGGTGGTTGTTTCCAAAATATGTTGTAGGCGAGATGAGATCAACATGGCCGACTAGTTCTTCTGGGATCGAGTACTGAAGAGTACGCAGCTTCTCAATGCCAACAGGATCGCTATAGTGTTTGAAATCTGTGCTAAGCATCTTGTTTGCGGTAGAGACAGTAGTGTAGAACCAAATACTGCCGGCTTGTTTGACGAAGTTCTTCACCCCATGAGACTGGAGCCACGATGCCACGGCTTTGTAAGAGGCATTGCTTGGGGCGAAAATtccttcaatctctccaaTATCCAGGTATTTGCCATAATTGCCAGAGTTGGGCGTGGATACAGCCGCGAGACGCCATTCCAATTCATCGATATTCTGTTGCGCGAGGGCGATTTGCAAGACAATCGATGTCGAAGGGTCTGGGGTCGAGACTGCATTCCACCCGTTGGGCACTTGTTTGAGGCTTTCCacgagcacagcagcagaggcctgCGCAGCCgcaaggcaaagaaggcTGACGAGCCGAAGTGCCGTCAGTTTAGCCATTGTAAATGCAGCGTTTGGCGATGAAGCAATAAGGAGAGAGACACTTATTTTCGAGGCCACATATCGCGGACTTATTATACCTATAGGGTCTCTTGGAGTTGTTTGCCAAGTTTCCCTTTAGTTCTAAATAATGCTATTAAAAGATCAAAAACAGCTCTTGGCTTGATGGTGTAATTTCATGGTTGATCAGTGCTCTTAGACGACGGGGCGCCCAGAGTGATCGGACGCATGCCTATGAGAGACCCATAGAGGTCAGAAAAATAATAACGATTGATAGATACACTCCACAGACCTAACAAAAGATTATCTATTTCTACCCCTAGCTAGAAAGTGCCAACATATCTCCTAACCATCAGTCAGAGGTAAGCAGGCCAAGTTTGTCAGACAGCAATGCCGTTCCAAGCTGCGAAGTGAAACGTTCAATGGATGACGCTGTTCATAAATATACAACAGCACTTGAGATTTCCTTGACGCTTCCAGAAATGTCCGACAGGTTAGTATGGTCAGTGAAGATGTAGTTACGGTACGGCTTTGTAGCTCAATAGGCAAAAGGGTCCTGATGGCCAGTAAAAAGCCCTCGGACCAACAATTCGCGCATGTTTCTCTCAAGATCAATGtttttggcctcttcttcatcagtcCGGGATTAATTGGCGTGTTACATATGTATGCCAAGTGTAAACAGCATGAGTTCAACTCGttcatctctcttcatcgtAGCAGTAGCTGTAGTGCAGCAGAGAGCCAAGTATGTCCGTGTCCAGCCAGCTAATCTCCAATCAGTTTAACCTCAGGGGTTTTGTAACTGCCGATAGATGGACAAACAAACCAGCAGCCCTTTCTTAATTGCCGGCCAACGATAACAAAGACCAATGCCAACATGAATATCTCACCAACGGCAGGCCTCGTATGGGGAAAATCACCGATCTTGATGGAGATCTGCTATTGATGCGGTGGGGCGCAGAAGATGCTAATCCTTTTGCTGGATTGAATACTTATTGTAAAATACACATAGCGCGTGGTCATAGCAACTTGAATCAGTGCTGGTTTATGCTTATTTTCCCAACAGAATGCATAGCCCTACATGCATACAGTACGATAGCTAATAGCAAGCGAATGCCTCTTCTGTCCCTAACTCAAGCCAAATTCTACAGGTACTTAGTATTCAATTATAAGTAGCTTCTGATCCTGCATC is a window from the Trichoderma atroviride chromosome 5, complete sequence genome containing:
- a CDS encoding uncharacterized protein (SECRETED:SignalP(1-22)~MEROPS:MER0078639) — translated: MAKLTALRLVSLLCLAAAQASAAVLVESLKQVPNGWNAVSTPDPSTSIVLQIALAQQNIDELEWRLAAVSTPNSGNYGKYLDIGEIEGIFAPSNASYKAVASWLQSHGVKNFVKQAGSIWFYTTVSTANKMLSTDFKHYSDPVGIEKLRTLQYSIPEELVGHVDLISPTTYFGNNHPATARTPNMKAIVPEAKQLAKRLSPSSCNESIIHKNVTYQIFHPDCLKTKYGVDGYAPSPRCGSRIGFGSFLNETASYSDLAQFEKYFDLPNQNLSTLLINGAIDVQPPSNKNDSEANMDVQTILTFVQPLPITEFVVAGIPPYIPDAALPIGDPVQNEPWLEYFEFLMSRTNAELPQVIANSYGDEEQTVPQAYAVRVCNQIGLLGLRGISVIASSGDTGVGMSCMASNSTTPQFNPMFPASCPYITTVGGTQHLDNEIAWELSSGGFSNYFTRPWYQEDAAKTYLERHVSTETKAYYERYANFLGRGFPDVAALSLNPDYPVIIGGELGPNGGTSAAAPVVASIIALLNDARLCLGKPALGFLNPLIYQYADKGGFTDITSGQSWGCAGNTTQTGPPPPGAGVIPGAHWNATKGWDPVTGFGTPNFKKLLSLALSV